gcaatcgggtccctggACGCCTCCGCCACCATTCGCTAGCAACCTCGAGACGTTGCCGTCGAGATGCGATGCCAAGTTGCTCAAAAGCATACTTCCGGCGAAGCTGCTGATCCGCtggccgctcctcctcctccggggacgaaccacttgttgGTGGAGAAGCGTCGAGCTCCGAGGAACAGAGCACAGAAGGGCCTCCGTCTTGGAGGTAGCAGATGGGCCGCCTTGCTGGCCAAGGATCACGGCGTCGCTGGAAGACGCCGCGTGTGTCGCTCGATGGAGAGCTAGAACAGCATCTCCGTAGCACCCTACCTGCAGAAATCAACGAGCCGGGTTCGCCAGTGCATCGCCGCCGCCCCTCTTCTGGCCACCATGGCAAGGAAGAAGGAGATGCTGACTAGCAACCGCCAACCACGAGCCGCGTCGACGGAGAAGACATGATCTTCCGCCTCGATCCAAAAATAGCACACCACGCCTCCGCTCCtcctcgccaccaaggccggtCAGGAGGGATGCAGTAGCATACCTTGCAGATCCGAGAAGATTCCCcacctcgcctccacggccgacCTGGAGATCTCCGTCTTGACTGCGGATGAGGGATGGAAAAGAGCCTGCCGCCGCAGACTTATTGAAGGAGACGGCGCTGCTTGCCGCCGCATCTCCCTCCGACCACCGGGGCAGAGAGGCCACCACCATCAGCAACCCTAACTTGGTCGGGATCCAGCGGCGAGGACCCAGGCCACCGGCTCCTCTACGGGGCATCCGCCCAAAACGGTGGCAAACTGCCACAAACACTACAAAACCTACAGATCTACACCTAAACTACCCCGGCGCTTCACCTCCACCGCCTCCggccggctattccggcggagTGACTTCGGATCGGCCCGGACGAGAGAGGAAGGCGACCGAGTACTATAGAGGGCTGAGAGCTAGGGGGATGAGAGTAACCTTCTCAAGGGCCTTGTCTGCGATCGAACTGACCATACCGCCTAAATACATTTCGATGAAACTCTATTGAGACAACGAATCATGCAATAATATGATTCAAATGTTGGCGTCGGGTATCTAGACACAAGACGGACGAGTTTTGAGGGCAAGCCACCCCTCGCTGTAACCGATTGATGACTTACTTGAAAACCAGGCTTATTTCTAGCTTTCAGTCGATTTTTTTTCGTAAATGACGCCCGTCACTAGGTACGTCGGTGGAAATCCCATTTAAAATATGGCATCTTGTAATAGCCAGCagttggctatactattggaattgctctaacaTTCTACAGTCTCCCTATAACCACCAAGGAGTCGGTCGGCCACTAGATTGTCAAGAGCCTCGACAGAAATAGGGCACAGGTGGTTTGCACGGAAATCACGGAGGTCGAAGTGATGGCACGGGTGCCCAACCATTACATCACCGGACCTTTTGTGTACCGCATCTTAATCGACAACTGTATGCATTCAATCATCGTTGATGTTATCTCCTACAGAGGGAGATGAGAATTTTGCAATAGGGGCGTGACATTTTTAGAAGAACTTCATTTGGTTAGAACAACAAAGTGTGCATCAAAGTAGATGGTTTAGGCACAACTTGGGAGGAGGAGCAAGGGAAGCTAGATTATGAAGATTGTTAAACTGATTGTGTTCTACTTGTTGTGATTAATCGGTAATATTGTAATAAAGTTAGAGTGTTTTTTCATGTCTCCTTGTTGTGGTTAGTCTGTAAACTTACTACTGATGTCCTACTGACGTAGAGTCCCAGCTTCCCATTGGTCTGGGCATCCGCCAGGTTATACTGCAAACTCCGGATTGACCTAGAATGGCTGGATTTTTTTGGACGGGCGGTACATCGGTGTACGTCAGGAGAAATAAGGTGTCAGTACTATGTCACAACACTGACACCTGACTCTGACAGGTTTTAACTTTCAGTAGAGCCATATCGGTGATAGCAGAATGGATGGCAAAATCACAATAGATGGCGAATTATAGAGATTTAGTATAGTATTTATGGTGAGCAACAGACGGAGTTGCAAAGCAGAACTTGGGATGCCGTCAAATACTTGTGTGAACGCGACCATATGCCTTTGCTGTGCGCCGGAGATTACAACAAAATCGAAAATCATTCTCAACGGCTAGGTGGCAATCCGAGAAGTCCGGCGCAGATGAAAGCGTTCAGTCACTACAGGAATTCTGTATTTTGCCGTGCGTCTGCTGGTTTGCCATGATCTGAACCACATGCCGTACATGTCTTGCAGACTGTCATCTTTACGGACCTGGGGTACAAAAGTTATGACTTAAGAGGGAACAACAAACGAGAAGGTGCAGACAATGTGCTAGTTAGATTGGATAGGTGGATGGGCGACGGCCCCTAGGTCGGATCGGCTTCCACCCCTTCTCTACTTATCAAAGACACTAGTCTCTTCTAAAACATCATGTATGCAGCGCGGTgcgggattttttttttttgtggcGGGAAATGAGTACCCATAGGATTTTAATGACACCGTTTTAGTCTTAATCCCAAATATCAACGTTCTCGAGTTCAACGGCTTAAGTTGTTTGCAGAGTCAGATAGGAGATAATGCTAGCCCTGATACAAGTGAGATTCTCCtagttgtacatgaggttgcagcTGCTACTACTTGTATATGGGTTGCTACAAAAAAAAAATGCTTCGCGCAGTTAGATTTATTTCATAGTTTCATGTCAGTATAAGTTGTCTGTTGCAACTACGATAACATCACCTAACCGAGAATAACTCTAGAATTAGTCACTTTGAAAAGTAGGAGAAGTAGTGGCCATCGCCCTACCGGCCACCACAACCGGATGAGGAATTGCGTGTTCAGTTCTGTATAAGCTCCATCAGCATTATTGTCATTTGCCAAACCGGACCGGCGGGGCAGGTTCTCCATCACGCTTCCTCGCCGTTATTCTGGGCAAGATCTATAAAAAAAAGTACACACCACAGAACGGAGATGCCGGCCGGCAGCACGGATACATACGATCGCAAACTGTGTAGGTGCCTCCACATCGTCACGATCAGAATCAGAAGCAGTGAATTCGCAATCGAATAATTTTGCATCCTCGTATGGCACCTAGGTGCTTACAAGTTACAACGTGGGCACCCAGCTGGTTGCGCGTCTATATAAACCAACGTGCGCGCCGGGGCTCTTCCAGGTCAGTTCTCCCACTAGTCACTAACACTAGTTCGTCCAAAAAAAAGTTTGTCACTCTAGCGATGGAGCTCTTACTTCGCCTCGCCGCAGTGGCACTTGTGGCGGCCGCTTTCGTCGCCGCAGACGGGACTGGGACGCTCTCGCCTTCTTTCTACGACGCCACCTGCCCCGGACTGCAGCCTGCCGTGCGCCGCGGCGTCGCGCAAGCCGTGAAGAAGGAAGCACGCATGGGCGcctctctcctccgactcttcttccacGACTGTTTCGTCCAAGTAAGTCGCTAAGCACCTAAATCGGTCACCACGACATGCCCCGGTTGCGTCCTTATTCTGAGTTGTCCGTCGGGCCGTCGTGTGCGCAGGGGTGCGACGCGTCCATCCTTCTTGACGACACCGCAAACTTCACCGGCGAAAAGAGCGCGGCGCCCAACGCCAACTCACTGCGCGGATACGAAGTCATCGACGCCAtcaaggcggaggtggaggcttcCTGCAAGGCGACCGTCTCCTGCGCCGACATCGTCGCCCTCGCCGCCCGTGACGCTGTTAACCTGGTaaacctagctagctactctGTTTCGTACGTTGCCAGTCGCCCAACTAATATATCTGCCTCCTCTGAGTCCTTTTACCGTGCAATTTACTAGTCTATATAGGGCTAATAGTATTTCGGATAAATCGTTGGGTAAGAAAATCACAATAGAAAATTGATTCTAATTGCTACTATGATAAGTGCAATCATGCCACATCACAATTTGATATTCTAATGATACTTACCATATAGTATACGACTCGATCGCCCCCTTCCTATTCTACGTACACCTTGAACATGTGTTGTGAGGCGTTGCTGTATACATCTGGACTTAAGACCTACTGCGTTTCAAGGTGTGTAAGCAGTTGTGGTCCAAAACACTGAAGAACAACATCTTTATCCTGCGAGATAGTCTTATACTACATGGGTTTTACATGCATCTTAATTATAAAGAAATTAAACCCATCCTACTCCCATTTTTTATAGGCGTGTTCATTTTACATGACTGTTGCTGCTTCATTTTGAGATACAAATAAGTTCACTTTTTTTAATGAATGGAGTGGGATCTGCATGCACGTCACCACTCATAACAGTTTATTTTCTCTAGAATGAAGTTTTGATCCGATTTTCTGATCTACATGCACGGATCGATTGTTTGTCCACAAATGAGTctatgaaataaaataaaaatggtATTATAAGGAATGTCAAGCTAAGGATACTAATATAAGGAGGTTTACTATATTAGATGAATGTGCGTCATTTCTGCCAAACCCGCCCTTTGGTAGAAAAAAACTACTCATTTGGTTCCTGTCTCTAGGTCTGTCTGGGTGATTAACATCTCCTCGATCATTGCATGCAGCTTGGAGGGCCGTCCTGGCCGGTGCTGCTAGGACGCCGGGATGCTCTCATGACGACCAAGGCAGCGGCAGAAGATAGTTTGCCAAGCCCTACTTCGCGACTTCCCCAACTACTCCACTCCTTCAGCAAGAAGGGGCTCAACGCCCGGGATCTCGTCGCTCTCTCCGGTGCTCACAGCGTAGGAATGGCGCACTGCTCCAACTTTCGGGAACATGTCTACAAAGACACCAAGATCAACATGACCTACGCTGCACAGCTCCGCGCCAAGGTCTGCCCGTTCGTCGGCGGCGACGACAACCTCGCGCCCCTTGAGTTGCAGAAACCGGACAAGTTCGACAACGGCTTCTTCAACGACGTCATCACTGGCCAAGTTCTTCTCCGGACGGATCAAGAGCTGCTCGGCAGCAGCGGCAGCCACGGGACCACTGACGCACTCGTCCGGGAGTACGCCGCCAACGCAGATAGATTCGCTGCAGAATTCGCCATGGCGATGATCAAGCTGGGAAACATGGCGGTCCAGGACGGTGAGGTCCGGCTGAACTGCCGTCGTCCCAATTGAGGATACTAGATGAGGCTGTTGCGGCAGCAATATATAATGTTGCACATGAGCAAAATTAAAGTAAAACAAAAGACTAGCAAAATACCCGCGCCTTGCCGCGGAATAATAAGAAAACATTTAGTTCTTCACCAGCTATCCTCCATGCAACTACTTGTCCGCAACTTCTAATGCATTTGCCTTGACTACATATTTCGGGTATTATTTGAGCAATACCGCGTAATAATTTACATGGTAACTCATGTGGACGGTATCTGAGTTGGACATTGTTCTGCATGTTAGTTACCTCTTCTTCCTATTGTCtattcttggtgctcttgttcgaAACAATGTCTAATCAGAGTGTCCTGAAGTTGCTGCGGTGGTCAGCACAAGTTAATTAAGCTAGTTTATGCGGATACACACAAAAAGATCAATCCATCGCAATCCCTAAATAAAGATCAATCCATTTTCTTTACCCTTTACTGAAGTGCTCATTGGGCACGTACAGCAGAATCCAAGTGTGCAGAGATCCAAGAGAGATCTTTTGGCAGCACCATGACACCACCAGCCTGCACCCAGCAATCGGTAAACGTAGGAGGACAGAGAACAAGAGGTGTGAAACCATAGCCAAATTGATTCATATGTTTCTTGATCTCGTGTGATGTACCTGGGTGAACTGTGAACATCATCTTGCAGGAGGCGCACTTATCATTTGGAAGCGGGCTGCTTGTTGTCAAGCTGGTCGTAGCTCTTCGTGTATCAGAATAGTTGAGGGCCACACCCTGTCATCTCGGTTCTCGCTCGTGGTACTGTGCGGCCTTGGCATTTCGGTGCACTACGTGAGGACGCCGTGTTGATCAATTTAGACAACACACAACAAAACCTAGTACAAGTAGGGGTGGCTGAGGCTGTAGTGAACCCTTTTTTGGGGTTTTAAGAGAACCAGTAGTCTTCTTTCGCTTTTGTTTTTGACCTTTTCGGCTACCTCAGCTGACTTTGTACCTCCTACTATGTACTCCTTTTTGTTATCTTAATGAAGTTCGGTCTTGGACCCTTCAAATGTAGACAACACACAACAAAACCTAGTacaaggtttttttttttgaaatggggaaaccagcttctgcatccaatggatgcacacggcttttttattagattattcacaacaccttacaaggGCAATACAAAAGATTAAACTTGAAACCACCTCactaaacctacagagggatgaaggggtgacaaaacaccaactcacatcatccaaaaaaccAAATGCATTCCCAAGCcacccaatagcaggtgagaagcacatccagtcaagcagactctcagcgcatACCAACACACACGCtatagaagttgctaccgccaTCTTCCTCGGCCCCATCTTCCAGAGAGATCATTGCATTAACCTTGCAAGTCCTgtcgtcgatgccaccatga
This region of Lolium perenne isolate Kyuss_39 chromosome 2, Kyuss_2.0, whole genome shotgun sequence genomic DNA includes:
- the LOC127330547 gene encoding peroxidase P7, producing MELLLRLAAVALVAAAFVAADGTGTLSPSFYDATCPGLQPAVRRGVAQAVKKEARMGASLLRLFFHDCFVQGCDASILLDDTANFTGEKSAAPNANSLRGYEVIDAIKAEVEASCKATVSCADIVALAARDAVNLLGGPSWPVLLGRRDALMTTKAAAEDSLPSPTSRLPQLLHSFSKKGLNARDLVALSGAHSVGMAHCSNFREHVYKDTKINMTYAAQLRAKVCPFVGGDDNLAPLELQKPDKFDNGFFNDVITGQVLLRTDQELLGSSGSHGTTDALVREYAANADRFAAEFAMAMIKLGNMAVQDGEVRLNCRRPN